In Mucilaginibacter auburnensis, the genomic stretch TCGTTTGTGCTTTATCCGCGTTTACTCAGGTAATCTGGATGCTGGTTCATACGTATACAACATGCGTTCAGACAACAAAGAGCGTATCAGCCGCATATTCCAAATGCACGCTAACAAGCAAAACCCTATACCTAACGTAGGTGCGGGTGATATTGCTGCGGTAGTAGGCTTTAAAGATATTAAAACTGGTGATACCCTTTGCGACGAGAAACACAAGTTGGTTCTTGAATCAATGGTGTTCCCAGATCCGGTTATTGGTTTGGCTATTGAGCCTAAAACTCAGGCCGACGTTGATAAATTAGGTATTGCTTTAGGTAAACTGGCCGAAGAGGATCCAACCTTCCGCGTACAAACAGATCAGGACACAGGTCAAACTGTAATCTCTGGTATGGGTGAGTTACACCTTGATATTTTGATGGACCGTTTAAAACGCGAATTCAAAGTTGAGGTTAACCAGGGCGCTCCACAGGTTGCTTACAAAGAGGCTATTACCGGCTCAACACAACACCGCGAAACTTACAAGAAACAAACCGGTGGTCGTGGTAAATTTGCTGATATCCAGGTAATAATTTCTCCGGGAGAAGAAGGTAAAGAAGGCCTTGAGTTTGTAAACGAGATTGTTGGTGGTGCTATCCCTCGCGAGTTCATCCCATCTGTAGAGAAGGGCTTCAAAGCTGCTATGGACAATGGTGTATTGGCTGGTTACCCGCTTACTAACTTAAAAGTACGTTTGATAGATGGTTCATTCCACGCTGTCGATTCGGATGCGTTATCATTCGAGATCGCTGGTCGTTCTGCTTACCGCGAAGCATTGCCAAAATGTAAACCGGTATTGTTGGAGCCTATCATGAAAATTGAGATCCTTACTCCGGAAGAGAACATGGGTGACGTTATTGGTGACATGAACCGTCGTCGTGGTCAGCTTCAAGGTATGGATAGCCGTGCAGGTTCTCAGGTAATTAAAGCTATGGTACCACTTTCTGAAATGTTTGGTTACGTAACACAATTGCGTACTATCACTTCAGGTCGTGCAACTTCAACCATGGAGTTTGATCACTATGAGCCGGCTCCTCGTAACGTACAGGACGAGGTTGTTGCTAAAAACAAAGGCAAAAGACAAGTATCTGTTGAGTAGTTAGAGATTAGTTGATTGGTGATTAGAAATTTTTGCCAATCAACTATCAAATAATAGTAAACCGGTTGATATAATAAATAGCTCTTATATCATACCAAAACAAAAACAAAATGAGCCAAAGAATCAGAATCAAATTAAAATCTTACGATTACAACCTGGTTGACAAATCAGCAGAGAAGATCGTAAAAACAGTAAAGCCTACTGGCGCTGTAGTGAGCGGACCGCTTCCGTTACCAACTGAAAAGAAGATCTTTACAGTATTGCGTTCACCGCACGTTAACAAAAAAGCACGCGAGCAGTTCCAACTATGCTCTTACAAACGCTTGTTAGACATTTACAGCTCTAACTCAAAAACTGTTGACGCTTTAATGAAGCTTGAATTGCCAAGCGGTGTTGAAGTTGAGATCAAAGTGTGATAGGACCGGAAGATCCGAAGCATATAAAAAGCCATTACCTTAAAAGTAATGGCTTTTGAATTTATTACTATTTAATAAACCCCATCCGGAGCGGTGTAGTCCATTACAAAAGCTTCTATTTGCTCCTGTTCCTCGCTGGTTAAATTACTATTCTCAAATTGCGAAGTAAGCTTTTCTTTATCAACTATTAGCTTGGCCAAATAATCGGCAATGTTAATGTCAGTTGGTTCTCCAGGCTCAATATCATCCATCGACTGCGCCTTATATATATGATAGCTGCCACTTTTCCAGGTGCCATCATCACTAACAATTTTCACTTCTCGCTCTTGCGGGGTATCTGCATTGATCTTTAAAACAACCATACTTTTTAGTTTAGTTATTATAAAGACAACTTAAGGTGTAACATGTTTGGATATAATTTCGTTGTGACAACACTTAAACTTTAAATATAGTTACAAGCCCAACACACCACTGCTCCAACAACCGTATTCAAAAAATTAACCACATTATTTCCCATTAATCCGTTTCGCTCTAAAGTTGCTCCAAGTATCGAATCAACAAGGTTGCCTGTAAATCCGCCAATAACTATGCAAAGTAAATTGCTCCAACCGCTAAAGAAGCTATTAACAGCGGTTATTATAAATGCACCCACAATGCCAATTAACGTTCCTTCCAAACTCACCACTCCATCTAATCCGGCTGTTTCTTTATTGAAGCTGATAACGTTATAAAAGCGTTTGCCATAAACTGTACCCAGTTCAGATGAGAGTGTATCTGCTGTAGCAGCTGCAAAGCTGCCGGCAATCATGAGTTGGATAATGATAAGTTCGTCCGGCTTCCATAAGGCATATAACGATAACAATACAGCTACACCGCTGTTGGCCACCACCTGTGCGGCGGTACGGCGGCCTTGGTGCGCATCCGTTGCGTTCATTACAGCTTTTTTATCACGCTTCCATTTTGTAGCTGCTGAACCAAGGACAAAAAATGAAGTAAGCATCAGGAAGCAAGACAATCCTGCTCCCTTAAAAATTACCAGACCAGTAACGGCCCCCGTTATGCTGCCAGCCATGGTAAGCTTACCCGAGGAATAACTCCAAACACCGGCCAATAGCAGCGTGAGGTATACAATGGAGTCGGTAATGGGCATGGCGTAAGTTGTGATGTCTTTATTCAGGCTGTTCTTTGCTGTTTTCCAAAAAGTCTTGCCAAACGCCTTCCAGTTCGTCAACAAGTTCAGGTTTTATTGAGATTCCTGATGCCTGAGGCGTCCATGTTTGTTTAACTAAATTGCCTGTCTTTAAAATATCAAGCGTGAGGATGGGTTCTTTATCCGGATTAAGCAACGTATCAAATTGGATATTTACGCGGTAATAATGTCGGCCATTGCGATAGGCAGGATATGGGTCAGAGTTATAATGCCCGATGCAAATATGCCTTTCGGCTCCACGCCAACCCGCACTATAAACGCCCTGTCGCCGGGTTGTATGCTTTTGTGGCTCGCAGCGCTCCAGTTGTCCTCCACAGTTTCGCCTGCCTGAACGCGAGCTACATCTTCATCAATATCTGCCCATTCAAACTTAGCAGGATTCCAACCAAACAAAAAGGCGCTCATCCTCTGCCCATCAACTCATCAACCTTATTGCGTTCGGTTTGTAGTTCGCGGGCCAGTTTCTTTTCCCTTTCGTTGGCTTTGGCTTTGTAGTTTTTATATTCTTCCTCCAACTCGTTGTACAGTTTGGTACGGTAGGTAGCCTCAGACCTCGCGCTTCCTGAGCGGAAAATAACAATTGCTGCTAATGCAGCCAATACTGCAATAATTGACCACACCATTGTACTATAACCGTTCTTTGAAAACGAGATACCCAAAAAGTCGACTGATTCAGCTTTAGATAATTCTTCCTCTTTGCTGTTAGCTGTATTTTGTAATTCAGTAATTGATTGGCTGCTGGTAGCCAGTTTCTCGTTAGCGGCTTTAAGGGCCTGTTTATTTTGACTGAGCGAGTCGCGTACGTTTTTCCAAAATGCTGCTATAAAAGGCTGTTGATAGTTATACACTTTAGTAAGCAGGTATTGGTATTGCCCATTCAGGCTTTTGTCAGTTATCACAGGTGCTGCCGGAGCGGTCGGAGCAGCGGCTACAGGGGTTGTTGCTATCGTCTTTTTGCTTGTATCAGGTTTTGCTTTGGTGCCATAATTCCACTTGCTGTAAGGTCTTCCGGTTTTGGGGTTTATAGGTATGCCGCTGGTAACCGGTTTAGCAGTAGTTGTTGTAACCGGCTTTGCTGCGGGTTTAACAACCGCACGTTTAACAGTGTCTTGCGCCTGTGCTGATAAGGCGACTAAAAATATCGATGCAAGTAAAATGTTAATTTTTAAAAGGAAAGTAGGCTTCATGCTCATAAAATTAAACAACGCTACCATTAAAACAATCAAAAATTGGTTTTATTGCCGCTTTTTTGTTCTTACAAGGCAATATTGGGCCACATTTGCCTAACCATAGCTATATTAGCAGCATGAACATAGGTATTATTGGTTTGGGTGATATGGGGCGTTTGTATGCCAAAGCTTTCGCAAAAGTTGGCAACACCGTGTTCGGTTGCGACCTGCCCGCCAATCGTTTGAGGTTGGAGCAGGAACTTGCTCCGCACCATATTGATGTATTGGAAAACGGGAAAGAAGTTGCTCAAAACGCAGATCTGCTTATTTATTCTGTTGAAGCCGAAAGGCTGGACGGAGTAGTGGCGCAATATGCGCAGTATACCAAACCAGGCGCCATAGTTGCCGGGCAAACCTCTGTAAAAACACCTGAAATAGCCGCTTTTGAAAAGCACCTACCTGCTAATGCTCAAATAGTAACCTTCCATGGTATGCACGGCCCTGCTTTTGATCCTAAAGGCCAAACGCTTATACTTATACCACACAGGGCAGATGAAGATGCCCGCCAACGAATGCTGGACCTGTTCACAGCCATCGGCTCAAAAATTGTTGAGCTGGCCGATTACCATGAGCATGATAAAATTGTTGCCGATACGCAAGCTGTTACCCACGTAGGTTTTGAAAGCATGGGTACTGCATGGATGTCGGCAGGATTTTTTCCATGGGAAAATGCTTCCTATATAGGCGGTATTGACAATGTTAAAATATTGACCACACTGCGCATATTCAGTTACAAGGCGCACGTATATGCCGGCCTGGCTATCATGAACCCATATGCCAAACAGCAGGTAAGGCAATACGCGGTGTCTGAATCAGAACTGTTTAAGCTGATGATACAGGAAGAGGAAGACGCTTTTAGAAAACGTCTTTACCGTGCCCGCGATTTTGTTTTTCACGAAAGCCGTAAACCCATAATGCTGAATGATAAGGTGATGCAGGAGTTTTCCCTCTCGCAAAACCACGAGTTGCAAAAGCCTAACTCGCACCTTAGTATTTTGAGTATGGTTGATGCCTGGTACCATTTAGGCGTAAACCCCTATGATAACCTGATCTGCCAAACACCGCCTTTCCGTTTACGCTTAGGTATTGCCGAGTATTTGTTTAAAAATGATGAGTTGTTGGAAGAGTCAATACAAGCGGCATTATATGATAAATCTATCCGTGGTGATGACCTGGAATTCCATTCGGCCGTGCGCGAGTGGTCGTCAATTATAGGTTACGGCGATATGGAAGGCTATAAAAAGCATTTCAATAAGGTACAGAACTTCTTTCAACACAGACTGGAAGATGGGAAACAGCAAAGCGCTGAATTGATACGCAGGTTGATGATGGAGTAGACCTTGATTTGCCTGATTAAAGGATTACCTTGAACCTGAGAAAATCAATCAAGCTACTCACGCAAACGCTCATCGGTATATCTTATCTCCGTGCGTCCATGCGCTAATGGCTGTCCATCTGCATCTACCGCTACAAAAACAATCTTATCAATAGTCAGTATGGTTTTTTGAGTGATCTTATTTCGCACTTCGCACTGAAGTGTTAGCGAAGTGGTGCCAAACCGGATAGCCTTGATGCCCAATTCAACAATATCACCCTGTTTGGCGGAATTAATAAAATTGATCTCAGACATATATTTAGTCACGCAGCGGTTAGTGCCCAATTGAACTATGGTATATATTGCTGCTTCCTCATCTATCCAGGCCAGCAGTCTGCCGCCAAATAAGGTTCCGTGCGCGTTCAAATCCTCGGGCTTTACCCATTTACGTGTGTAGAAATTCATTGGCTATAAATTTATAAAACTAAAACAATTTGCAGTGTAATACCTTTTATAAGTTAAGCCAATAAGATAGTTTTAATGGTTAATAGTGTAATCTACATTAAAACAAACATACTTGCAGACAAAGGAACGTATTTATAGTGCTTTACATTTTACCAAGCCAATTGGCCCGATTATTAAAATAGCTATACTTTAGTATTTAGATGCCTGAAAATTATAATAGCGAAAATACCGTACTACCATTTCTGCAAGGTGGTGGCTCCATGGGAGAACTCATCAGACGATATAATTGGGAAACAACTCCTGTTGGTGAGCCGTTAAACTGGCCGGTTCAATTAAAACAGCAGACCGGTATTTTGCTCAACTCGCTTTCTCCTATGTTGATATGTTGGGGTGCTGAGCTAACGCAGCTGTATAACGACGCTTTTATGCAACTGTTCGGGCAGATCAAGCATCCCGCAGCCTTAGGCAAACCATTTTTCCAAACTTATGCCGAGGCTCAGGATGTGCTTCAACCAATCATTAAAAAAGTATTGCAGGGAGAGGCTTTTGCTTATCCCGATTTTAAATTAGGTTTAAATAACAACGGCTCCATAGAAGAGGTTTATCTTGATTTTTCATGTACGCCCATTACCGATGAATACATGAATGTTCACGGTGTATTGATGATATGTTTTGAAACCACTGCCAGTTTAAGCGATCTGAAAGACGCTCAGCAAAGCAATAAAGAAATATCCCGCTCAAACCGCGAGCTGGTCACCGATAATGAACAACTATCCGGCAGTCAGCAAAACCTGCGTAGGATAGTTTATGAGTTAGCCGAAAGCGAACATCGCATACGTTCGATTATTGATAACGCGCCTTTTCCAATAGGCGTTTATCTTGGAGCCGACCTGCGTGTATCTCTGGCTAACCAGGCTATAATTGATGTTTGGGGTAAGGGACCAAATGTAATAGGAAAACCTTACAAAGAGATACTGCCCGAATTGGTCAATCAGGCGGTTTTTGAACAGTTGGATGCGGTTTATCGCACCGGGAAAACCTTTCATGCCCGCAACCAACAGCTTGATCTGGTGGTTAACGGATTGTCTACCACTTCGTATTTCAATTATAGCTTTAATGCGCTACGAGACCAGGAAGGTAAAATTTACGGTGTAATGAACACAGCTGCCGACGTTACCGATGCTGTTGTAGCAAGACAACGTGTTGAAGAAGCATCTGATGAATTAGCCGCATTGAACGAAGAACTCGCTGCTTCTAATGAGGAGATGCAATCGGTAAACGAAGAATTGCAGTCTGTTAATGAGGAGTTAGCCAGTACCAACGAAGAGCTCAATGAAAGCAGGCAACAACTGGAGGCTGCCAACGAAGAGCTGGCTGCAAGCATGTCTCGGTTGCGCATGGCTATTGAGTCTACCGGCTTAGGCACATGGGAGTACATTCCTACCACGGGAGAGCTATTTTGGTCGACTGAGTTGCGGGAAATATATGGCATGTCAGCCAGCGAACCTGCCACAATGGAAGGCTTTGACGCACATATCCATCCCGACGATTATGTATGGGTACACCAGCATATTGCCAGTGCAATGAGTCCTGCTACAGGGGGGCGGTATGATCTTAATTATAGAATAACACGCTTTGATAATAACGAAATCCGCTGGATAAAGGTGCAGGGTTCTGTTTATTTTGAGAATGAGCAGCCGGTCAGATTTATAGGAACTGCTTTTGACATTACTGAAATGAAGCTGGCTGAAGAACAAACCGCTAAACTGGCAGCCATCATAGCCTCGTCAGACGATGCCATCATCAGCAAAAATTTCGATAGCATAATAACCAGTTGGAATACTTCTGCCGAACGTATATTCGGCTACACCGCTGACGAAATGCTCGGAGAGAGCTTATATAAATTGATACCCGCAGACAGGCATCACGAAGAACCGCTTATCCTTTCCAGCGTTAGAGAAGGAAAGAGGGTGCAGCATTTTGAGACCAAAAGGTTAACAAAAGACGGCCGCTTAATTGATGTATCGGTAACCGTATCTCCCATTCGCGATAAACAGGGAAACATAATTGGCCTTTCCAAAATTGCAAGGGATATTACTGAGAGAAAGCTGGATGAAATTCGTAAAAATGATTTTATAGGCATGGTAAGCCATGAACTCAAAACGCCGTTAACATCTTTAAGTGCCATATTGCAAGTAACTAAAGCCAAGTTGAACAACAGCGATGACGCATTTTTAGCCGGGGCTATGCAAAAGGCTAACCTGCAGGTTAAACGCATGACGGCTATGATCAACGGCTTTTTAAACATTTCTCGGCTGGAGTCGGGTAAAATATTGATTCAAAAACAGGCATTCGATCTGGCAAAGCTTATAGCCGGTGTGGTGGATGAAGTGAAGGTTACAGCAACAACCCATACAATTATTATTAAAGATTGCCAAGAAATTGAAGTTAACGCAGATGAGGATAAAATACAATCTGTTATATCTAACCTTATCAGTAATGCGATTAAGTATTCTCCTATTGGCTCGGAGGTACAAGTTAGTTGCGCGATGTTTAATAATGAAGCGGTTGTGGGTATAAAAGACCAGGGTATAGGTATAAAACCGGCAGATGCAGAAAGGATATTTGACCGCTATTATCGAGTAGAAACCCTTGATACAAAACATATTTCGGGTTTTGGTATTGGGCTTTATTTAAGCGCCGAGATCATTCAACACCATAATGGCCGCATATGGTTAGACAGCGAACCGGGAAAAGGATCAACCTTTTATTTCAGCTTGCCGTTATTAAATGTATAACGATTATTTAGCCTGCGTTTTGCGTAACCAAAACAGGCCTTTAATATCATTTTGCGAATGCTCAAGGCGTAAAATGAGGATGATCTCTTCTATCAACCCGGTGGCTGTGACTGCCGCGGCAATATAAAATAACCAGTATATCGGCTCGCCCATAAAGAAAAAGCCTATAACAAACAGGCCCTGAAGCACCGCGGCCGTTTTGGCCATATAAGTATGGAAACTGGTTAGCTGCTTGTATTTAATAAGTGCCAGCGCATTCTGAGCCAGGTAAAGTCCTGCTAAAATCAGGAGTGTAACACGCTCATTCATAAAAAAGTCAGGATTGAATATGTACAAGCCAACAATAGCGGCACCCATGTTAAGGTCATCGGCAATTGAGTCAAGCATAGCACCTAAGCGACTGTTAACACCGAAGCGGCGGGCCAGATAACCATCAACAGCATCGGTAAAAAAGCCTAAAGTTATCAGCCATTTAAAAAGGTAAAACTGGTTACTCAAAGCCAGCCATATAAGCAGCGGCACCGCTACCATGCGGTACAGGCTAATGCCATTCACCATGTAATAACTTATGGGCTTACTCATAAAAAGCTAACGCTTATAGTAATCTGTTTGTTTTTTGTTGTAATACTTGCACTGTCATCGTATTTTAAGTTTTAATTTTTGCTGCAGCACCTACGTTTGTAGAAGATAATTTGTGGTTAATCACTTCGTTATAAACAGAATGAACGATCTATTAAGCAGGTTTTATTTAACATTTTTTACGGTGGTGATTGCTGTTTGTTGCGCTTCATTCATTATTCATGATGACATTATTTTGGTTGATGAGCCATTTCCATTTAAACCACATGGGTTTTACATTAGCAACGTCACCAATGGACTACCTGAAAAAGAAAACATAGCTATTGTAGCAGTAAGGGATAAAAATGCAAGGCCTGTTTTAAAGGAAGCCGGTCTGCAGGGTGGTACCGCGTTAGCAGTTTCCCGGTTTGTTGCACGCAATTTAGAAAAGGACGTTAATGCCCTGCCTGTGAGTATGGCCATTAAAAATATAAAGCTTACGGAGAGCATTTTACCCAATGGCAGTATAGATGGAAAAGTTACGCTTAGTTTGTCGTTCAGCCAAACAAAAAATTATGGTACGATGGAATTGTTGAATTACAGTGGCGGTGTACATTATATACGATCTGTAAATAATGATAAGGTTATTGAGGCGCAGCTGCGTAACGCTATAAAAGCGGGATTGATGTATTTCAATAACTGGATGCAGATCAACCTGCCGGTTAACCCCAGGTTGGCTAAGTCTGTAAAATTCAATTTTACTAACTACGCTGACAAAATTGAAGGCGATACCATTTATTATTCGACTGCGCGACCGCTTACCTGGAAAGATTTTCAGTCAAAAATACGACCAGATGGCCCGTTTGAGGCAACGGTTATGCCTGGCTTTGGTTATGACCTGAAGGAAGATGTAAAAGATGGTGTCATCAATGTAAGCATCGCCCTAAAAACATATGTTGCTAAAACCGATTGTTGGGTTGGCGGTACACGTAACGCTTATGCGCTTAACCATGAGCAACGGCATTTTGATATTGCCCGCATTATAACGAGTTATTATCAGCAGAAAATAATAAATGCCGACTTAACGCCCGATACTTATCAGGCTTTTATTAATATGCAATACCTTGATTCTTATCGTGAAATGAATGCCATGCAGCGGGCGTATGATAAAGAAACCCGGCATGGCCTGGATGTATACACTCAAACTGAATGGAATAAAAAAATAGATAAGCTATTAACCGAATAGATTTATATTTTTAGCGTAATAGATGTTTTACTAAGCATTTAGTAGATTTGCACTGATGATGCCAAAAAGACCAATTTATTTATTTGCAATAGTTGCTTTAGTGGTGGCCATAGTAGCCGGTTGCGGTAAACGTAAGCGGGAATTTACCAGAGAAGCGTGGAGCTTCGGCGATGGGTTAGTGTACCCTAATCGTGAGGTTATTTTAGACGACCTGTTAGAAAAACACAAATTAGTGGGTTTGAACCATTACAAGGTAATGCAATTGTTAGGCACTCCACAGGATAAAGACACAGTGAAGTTCAGATATAGTTATCAGATAGTGAATGATGGTGTTGATTACAACCCTAAAAAGAATCCTGTTTACAGAAAAGACCTGGTGCTTTATTTCTCAAACGATTCGGTAGTTACTAAAAAAGAAGTTATAGAGAAAAATAAAAAATTTAAGTAAAGCTAATTATACTATAACCTCTGTTTTTTGAGAAATGAGTTTTATCTGCTCATCCAGTTCATGGGCAGAAGTGCTTAAATAGATAAGTAACTTCTTTCTTTCTTCTTCGGAATTGTCTGCATTCTGTAATAGCTCGGTTATTCCTAATATCCTTACCAGCGGAGAGCGTATGGCGTGCGATTGCAGCCAGGCAATATCTAACAGCTGGCGGCTCTGTTGTTCAAT encodes the following:
- a CDS encoding CDP-alcohol phosphatidyltransferase family protein, giving the protein MSKPISYYMVNGISLYRMVAVPLLIWLALSNQFYLFKWLITLGFFTDAVDGYLARRFGVNSRLGAMLDSIADDLNMGAAIVGLYIFNPDFFMNERVTLLILAGLYLAQNALALIKYKQLTSFHTYMAKTAAVLQGLFVIGFFFMGEPIYWLFYIAAAVTATGLIEEIILILRLEHSQNDIKGLFWLRKTQAK
- a CDS encoding prephenate dehydrogenase translates to MNIGIIGLGDMGRLYAKAFAKVGNTVFGCDLPANRLRLEQELAPHHIDVLENGKEVAQNADLLIYSVEAERLDGVVAQYAQYTKPGAIVAGQTSVKTPEIAAFEKHLPANAQIVTFHGMHGPAFDPKGQTLILIPHRADEDARQRMLDLFTAIGSKIVELADYHEHDKIVADTQAVTHVGFESMGTAWMSAGFFPWENASYIGGIDNVKILTTLRIFSYKAHVYAGLAIMNPYAKQQVRQYAVSESELFKLMIQEEEDAFRKRLYRARDFVFHESRKPIMLNDKVMQEFSLSQNHELQKPNSHLSILSMVDAWYHLGVNPYDNLICQTPPFRLRLGIAEYLFKNDELLEESIQAALYDKSIRGDDLEFHSAVREWSSIIGYGDMEGYKKHFNKVQNFFQHRLEDGKQQSAELIRRLMME
- a CDS encoding acyl-CoA thioesterase, producing MNFYTRKWVKPEDLNAHGTLFGGRLLAWIDEEAAIYTIVQLGTNRCVTKYMSEINFINSAKQGDIVELGIKAIRFGTTSLTLQCEVRNKITQKTILTIDKIVFVAVDADGQPLAHGRTEIRYTDERLRE
- a CDS encoding DUF92 domain-containing protein; amino-acid sequence: MPITDSIVYLTLLLAGVWSYSSGKLTMAGSITGAVTGLVIFKGAGLSCFLMLTSFFVLGSAATKWKRDKKAVMNATDAHQGRRTAAQVVANSGVAVLLSLYALWKPDELIIIQLMIAGSFAAATADTLSSELGTVYGKRFYNVISFNKETAGLDGVVSLEGTLIGIVGAFIITAVNSFFSGWSNLLCIVIGGFTGNLVDSILGATLERNGLMGNNVVNFLNTVVGAVVCWACNYI
- the rpsJ gene encoding 30S ribosomal protein S10 codes for the protein MSQRIRIKLKSYDYNLVDKSAEKIVKTVKPTGAVVSGPLPLPTEKKIFTVLRSPHVNKKAREQFQLCSYKRLLDIYSSNSKTVDALMKLELPSGVEVEIKV
- a CDS encoding DUF922 domain-containing protein, whose protein sequence is MNDLLSRFYLTFFTVVIAVCCASFIIHDDIILVDEPFPFKPHGFYISNVTNGLPEKENIAIVAVRDKNARPVLKEAGLQGGTALAVSRFVARNLEKDVNALPVSMAIKNIKLTESILPNGSIDGKVTLSLSFSQTKNYGTMELLNYSGGVHYIRSVNNDKVIEAQLRNAIKAGLMYFNNWMQINLPVNPRLAKSVKFNFTNYADKIEGDTIYYSTARPLTWKDFQSKIRPDGPFEATVMPGFGYDLKEDVKDGVINVSIALKTYVAKTDCWVGGTRNAYALNHEQRHFDIARIITSYYQQKIINADLTPDTYQAFINMQYLDSYREMNAMQRAYDKETRHGLDVYTQTEWNKKIDKLLTE
- a CDS encoding PAS domain S-box protein — protein: MPENYNSENTVLPFLQGGGSMGELIRRYNWETTPVGEPLNWPVQLKQQTGILLNSLSPMLICWGAELTQLYNDAFMQLFGQIKHPAALGKPFFQTYAEAQDVLQPIIKKVLQGEAFAYPDFKLGLNNNGSIEEVYLDFSCTPITDEYMNVHGVLMICFETTASLSDLKDAQQSNKEISRSNRELVTDNEQLSGSQQNLRRIVYELAESEHRIRSIIDNAPFPIGVYLGADLRVSLANQAIIDVWGKGPNVIGKPYKEILPELVNQAVFEQLDAVYRTGKTFHARNQQLDLVVNGLSTTSYFNYSFNALRDQEGKIYGVMNTAADVTDAVVARQRVEEASDELAALNEELAASNEEMQSVNEELQSVNEELASTNEELNESRQQLEAANEELAASMSRLRMAIESTGLGTWEYIPTTGELFWSTELREIYGMSASEPATMEGFDAHIHPDDYVWVHQHIASAMSPATGGRYDLNYRITRFDNNEIRWIKVQGSVYFENEQPVRFIGTAFDITEMKLAEEQTAKLAAIIASSDDAIISKNFDSIITSWNTSAERIFGYTADEMLGESLYKLIPADRHHEEPLILSSVREGKRVQHFETKRLTKDGRLIDVSVTVSPIRDKQGNIIGLSKIARDITERKLDEIRKNDFIGMVSHELKTPLTSLSAILQVTKAKLNNSDDAFLAGAMQKANLQVKRMTAMINGFLNISRLESGKILIQKQAFDLAKLIAGVVDEVKVTATTHTIIIKDCQEIEVNADEDKIQSVISNLISNAIKYSPIGSEVQVSCAMFNNEAVVGIKDQGIGIKPADAERIFDRYYRVETLDTKHISGFGIGLYLSAEIIQHHNGRIWLDSEPGKGSTFYFSLPLLNV
- the fusA gene encoding elongation factor G — protein: MSRDLKYTRNIGIAAHIDAGKTTTTERILYYAGVSHKIGEVHEGAATMDWMAQEQERGITITSAATTVNWKYRGDNYHMNIIDTPGHVDFTVEVNRSLRVLDGLVFLFSAVDGVEPQSETNWRLANNYNVPRIGFVNKMDRSGADFLNVVKQVKEMLGSTAIPLQLPIGAEDQFKGVVDLINFRGIVWNEHDKGMTFTEVPIPDDMLEEANEWREKLLEAVADFDDSLMEKFFDDPTTITEREVLDALRQATLAGKIVPMTCGSSFKNKGVQTMLDYVMELMPSPLDSKGVVGTDPDTGAEILVKPDVKEPFAALAFKIATDPFVGRLCFIRVYSGNLDAGSYVYNMRSDNKERISRIFQMHANKQNPIPNVGAGDIAAVVGFKDIKTGDTLCDEKHKLVLESMVFPDPVIGLAIEPKTQADVDKLGIALGKLAEEDPTFRVQTDQDTGQTVISGMGELHLDILMDRLKREFKVEVNQGAPQVAYKEAITGSTQHRETYKKQTGGRGKFADIQVIISPGEEGKEGLEFVNEIVGGAIPREFIPSVEKGFKAAMDNGVLAGYPLTNLKVRLIDGSFHAVDSDALSFEIAGRSAYREALPKCKPVLLEPIMKIEILTPEENMGDVIGDMNRRRGQLQGMDSRAGSQVIKAMVPLSEMFGYVTQLRTITSGRATSTMEFDHYEPAPRNVQDEVVAKNKGKRQVSVE